DNA from Asanoa sp. WMMD1127:
CTGCTTCGTCACCACGTCCGGGTGGAAGGTCTGCTCGTAGCGCGCCCGGGCCAGCGGGGCCTTCGCGGCGGCCTCGGCTCGGGCGACCGGGAACGCGGCGGCGAGCGCGGCCGCCTCGGCGGGCACCGTCCAGCCCGCGTCACCGACCTCGTAGGGCACCCCGCCCAGCGCCGTGCCCAGCACCGGCCGGCCGGCGGCCAGCGCTTCGAGCACCACGGTCGGCAGCACGTCGTGCCAGGTCGGGGTGACCAGCACCACGGCCGCGGCGGAGAGCGCCGCGGCGACGCCCGGGCGGTCGAGGCGGCCCAGGTAGTCGACGTCGGCCCGCTCGGCCGCCACCGACTCGACCAGGGGGCGCAGGTCGCCGTCGCCGGCGATGCGCAGTGGGCCTAGGGCGCCGTCGGGATGCTGACGCCAGGCGTCGAGCAGCAGCCGGACGCCCTTCTCCTCGGAGAGCCGGCCCGAGAAGAACAGGAAGCCGTCGCCGAGGGGGGCCGCCGGGCCCGGATCCGGGATCGCGTTCGGCTTGACGGTGATCCGGTCCGCCGGGATCCCGTACGCGATCAAATGATCTTTGATGGCGTCCGTCAGGGCCAGGTAGCCGTCGACCGATCGCCACGTCGGCCGGTGCACGGTCAGCGCGGTCGCCATCACCACGCTCTGCGCCGCCGAACCCCGGTAGCACCGGTGCCGCACGGCGGGCAACGGGAGCGCGCGCCCCCGACAGTCGTGGCAGATGCCGCCGTCGCGGAAATAGAGCCCGGACGCGCACACCTGGCGGTAGTTGTGCACGGTCTGCAGCACCGGCAGGCCGAACCGGTGCGCGGTCCGCACGATCCAGGGCGAGATCAACGGGTACGGGTTGTGCAGGTGCAGCACGTCCGGCCGGTGTGTCCGGATCAGCTCGGCGAGGTCGCGCTGCGCCCGGGGCGCGTAGATCGGCGAGACCGGCAGCAGCGCCTTGGCCGCCGGCGACATGTCGGCGATCTCGTCGGAGCTGCGCAGGAACGGCAGCACCTCGAC
Protein-coding regions in this window:
- a CDS encoding glycosyltransferase family 4 protein: MKVVVAHNRYREAQPSGENVIVDQEIDQLAAAGVEVLPFLRSSDEIADMSPAAKALLPVSPIYAPRAQRDLAELIRTHRPDVLHLHNPYPLISPWIVRTAHRFGLPVLQTVHNYRQVCASGLYFRDGGICHDCRGRALPLPAVRHRCYRGSAAQSVVMATALTVHRPTWRSVDGYLALTDAIKDHLIAYGIPADRITVKPNAIPDPGPAAPLGDGFLFFSGRLSEEKGVRLLLDAWRQHPDGALGPLRIAGDGDLRPLVESVAAERADVDYLGRLDRPGVAAALSAAAVVLVTPTWHDVLPTVVLEALAAGRPVLGTALGGVPYEVGDAGWTVPAEAAALAAAFPVARAEAAAKAPLARARYEQTFHPDVVTKQLLDTYARLTQATARS